One Pirellulaceae bacterium genomic region harbors:
- a CDS encoding DUF1080 domain-containing protein, which translates to MPTCLTLFRVVNVFCIVLVVHCSSHAFGQENNQPPEGYRALFNGKDLSGWYGLETIDPRKLAAMSDQDRQTKRQADTANARKHWTVENGDLVNDGKGFYLTTDDDFENVDFWIDYATVPKADSGIYMRATPQIQIWDYTKEGGKWNIGADKGSGGLWNNSAGTAGKDPSVLADKPFGQWNRFRVQQVGARTWIWLNGQEVVDGALMENYWDRKKPLVKSGPVQLQTHGGEIRWKNIFARDIPWNESLEMLRSRDSDGFEAVFNGKDFTGWSGPTDGYEIVDGALGCKSGSGGTIFTDKVYGDFVVRFEFKLPPGGNNGLAIRYPGAGDTAYAGMCELQVLDSEHPKYANLDERQYHGSAYGMAAATRGYLRPSGEWNFQEVTVEGSRIKVELNGYIILDTDLSQITEYMANSPHPGKDRKEGHFGFAGHGDSVQFRNISIKQK; encoded by the coding sequence ATGCCGACTTGTTTGACTCTTTTTCGTGTTGTGAACGTTTTCTGCATAGTGCTAGTGGTGCACTGTTCTAGCCACGCGTTTGGACAGGAAAACAATCAACCCCCCGAAGGCTATCGGGCCCTATTCAATGGGAAAGATTTGAGCGGTTGGTATGGATTGGAAACGATTGATCCCCGCAAATTAGCGGCGATGAGTGATCAAGATCGACAGACCAAACGGCAAGCCGATACGGCGAATGCGCGGAAGCACTGGACAGTCGAGAATGGCGATCTGGTGAATGATGGGAAAGGATTCTATCTGACCACCGACGATGATTTTGAAAACGTCGATTTCTGGATTGATTATGCCACGGTCCCCAAAGCAGACAGTGGAATCTATATGAGAGCCACGCCTCAGATTCAAATTTGGGATTACACGAAAGAGGGGGGGAAATGGAATATTGGTGCCGACAAAGGATCGGGTGGCTTGTGGAATAATAGCGCTGGCACGGCGGGCAAGGATCCGTCTGTCTTGGCCGATAAGCCTTTCGGCCAATGGAATCGATTTCGCGTTCAGCAGGTCGGTGCACGCACCTGGATCTGGCTGAATGGACAAGAAGTGGTCGACGGAGCGTTGATGGAAAACTATTGGGATCGAAAGAAACCCTTGGTTAAAAGCGGGCCCGTCCAACTGCAAACTCATGGTGGAGAAATTCGCTGGAAAAATATTTTTGCTCGCGACATTCCTTGGAATGAATCGCTGGAAATGTTGCGATCGCGAGACTCAGACGGTTTTGAAGCAGTTTTCAATGGCAAGGACTTTACCGGTTGGTCGGGGCCAACGGACGGATATGAAATTGTTGATGGGGCGCTCGGCTGTAAGTCGGGGTCCGGCGGAACCATCTTCACCGACAAAGTTTATGGCGACTTTGTCGTGCGTTTTGAGTTCAAACTTCCGCCTGGTGGTAATAATGGTCTGGCAATTCGCTACCCAGGAGCAGGTGACACAGCCTATGCGGGGATGTGTGAACTTCAGGTGCTTGACTCCGAACATCCCAAGTATGCCAATCTCGACGAACGACAATACCACGGCTCTGCCTACGGGATGGCTGCTGCCACGCGTGGTTATTTGCGACCTAGCGGGGAATGGAATTTCCAGGAAGTCACTGTGGAAGGTTCACGAATCAAGGTTGAGCTCAATGGGTACATCATCCTGGATACCGACTTGAGCCAGATCACCGAATACATGGCCAACAGTCCTCATCCAGGTAAGGATCGTAAAGAGGGCCATTTTGGTTTTGCGGGACACGGCGATTCGGTCCAATTCCGAAATATTTCGATTAAGCAAAAATAG
- the murB gene encoding UDP-N-acetylmuramate dehydrogenase, translated as MSVFQGLEHIVREQELLAPYTWLRLGGAAEYFAEPTSRDELVELVRAAQAAELPTRLLGGGSRILVPDEGVPGLVIHLSAPAFSEIRVEDCRLITGGGTKLGHVVSTAVREGLAGMESLVGIPGSVAGALQGNSDSHGASVGQWTDQVTVVTHAGEIKVRERSDLRFSYRESNLDELAILEAQFVLEKGDPSELTRRMQKAWIIKKSTQPFGELGSGRVFKDPQGMNAAELIDQAGLRGYQIGGVGISDKNANYVTASPGAKSQDVKKLIELAKTRVHAGLGVTLECELRIW; from the coding sequence ATGTCGGTTTTTCAAGGGTTGGAACACATTGTTCGTGAGCAGGAATTACTCGCGCCGTACACCTGGCTGCGTTTGGGAGGTGCTGCGGAATACTTCGCTGAACCAACGAGTCGTGATGAATTGGTCGAATTAGTCCGCGCCGCCCAGGCCGCCGAGCTCCCTACCCGTCTTTTGGGCGGTGGCTCACGAATATTGGTGCCCGATGAGGGTGTTCCAGGGCTGGTAATTCATCTCTCCGCTCCGGCCTTCAGTGAAATCCGTGTGGAAGATTGTCGCCTGATCACCGGCGGAGGCACGAAACTCGGACATGTCGTTTCAACCGCCGTTCGTGAAGGACTGGCGGGCATGGAATCTTTAGTTGGCATACCGGGTTCTGTCGCCGGCGCACTCCAAGGAAACTCGGATAGCCACGGGGCATCCGTCGGTCAATGGACGGACCAAGTCACCGTCGTGACCCATGCCGGAGAAATCAAAGTCCGAGAGCGGTCCGATTTGCGATTCTCCTACCGGGAAAGCAATTTGGACGAACTCGCCATTCTGGAAGCTCAATTTGTACTGGAAAAAGGCGACCCCAGCGAACTCACACGACGTATGCAGAAAGCCTGGATTATTAAGAAATCAACCCAACCGTTCGGGGAACTTGGATCCGGTCGAGTTTTCAAGGATCCTCAAGGCATGAATGCGGCTGAGTTAATCGATCAAGCAGGTCTGCGCGGCTATCAAATTGGAGGCGTGGGCATTTCCGATAAGAACGCAAATTATGTTACCGCCAGCCCCGGTGCAAAGAGCCAAGACGTGAAGAAACTAATCGAATTGGCCAAGACTCGAGTGCACGCGGGACTGGGTGTGACGCTTGAATGCGAGTTACGAATCTGGTAG
- a CDS encoding carbon storage regulator: MLVLSRKVGERILVGDQITITVVRLTNGGVRLGIEAPGDLTVVREEVLKEDRPVSARKGLASDAAG; this comes from the coding sequence ATGCTCGTCCTTAGTCGAAAGGTCGGAGAGCGGATCTTGGTCGGTGACCAGATCACAATCACCGTAGTTCGCTTGACCAATGGCGGTGTGCGTTTAGGGATCGAAGCTCCCGGCGACTTAACCGTGGTTCGCGAAGAGGTATTGAAAGAGGATCGTCCCGTCTCCGCTAGAAAAGGATTGGCTTCTGATGCGGCGGGCTAA